The Saprospiraceae bacterium genome includes the window CGCTGGGTAATTCAATACTTAATATAGCTGACCCATCCGGTGTTTCTTTGAAAATATGGTACACAGAAGTTATGATTTCATTGAGGTTCAGCACCTGCCTTTCTGCTTTGGGCATTTGGGCAAAATTGGAAAACTCGGAGGCAATCCGGGAGAGGTTATCAATTTGCTCAATCAGATTACCCGCCACCTTTTCCATCATTTCTGCAGCCCGCTCGGGGTGGGTTTGATGGACGCGGAGCAGGTGTTGGATACTAAGTTTCATCGGGGTTAGTGGGTTTTTGATTTCATGTGCTACCTGTTTAGCCATTTCACGCCAGGCGCCTTCCCGCTCCGATTGTTTGAGTTTTATCGTACTTTCCTCCAATTTGCCGATCATCTGGTTGTATTCTGAAATCAGCTGCCCTATTTCGTCTTTATTTTTCCACTCTAGTGGTTCACTTTGGCCTAATTCAAAATGACTCAATTTTTCCCCGATTTTAGAAATGGGATTGGTCACTGAATTGGCTACGACAATAGCAATCACCCCCGCGACCAACAGCAACAACACATATACGTTGAGTAAAGTACCCATGAAATCATACAGATCACTTCGCAAGTCCCTTCCCTTGGAATAATAAGGTAGCCCAAGGTAGGCAATGATTTCTTTTTGCCCATTCCGGAGTGGAACGTAGGCAGAGCGGTAAGTGAGACCGCCAATCTTTTCGTCCATATAAACAGAAGTAACGGTTGGTTGCTTGAGCGCCTTTAATGCAATAGGATTCATTAAAGGTGCTACTATATTACGATCGAAAATAAACCGGGTAGAAGAAGATACCAATCGACCATCCAGGTTAAAGTAATTGATATCCATATTGTGGATATTGGAAGTAGACCGAATTAAAGCATTGATATCAAACCCCGCAGGCCAGTTGTGAGGATACAAATCCAAATCTCGTTGAATATCCTGCTGAATGGTGACCACCTTTTTATTGAGCCTACTATTATGGTAGTTATCTGATGACCGACTAAAAAAGGTGACCGTCACCATGCCAATGATCAAAAATGAACCCAAGACCAGGGCGATAACGGCAAGTTGTATCCGGTTGCGCAAGCTGCGCCTTCCCACTAGCCTAAAGCCCAACGATGGGGGAAGGCTGGGAATAAAGTAGTTGAATAACAACAATAAAATGATCATTAAAATAAAAAGGGCAAACAAATAGGAAAACAGCGACCAGGGTTTGGCGTAACCACCAACTGCCTTACCGATGACAACCGAAAGGTTATTTTCGCCCTTATAGTAGATATCAGATCGGGTACTGGTAAAGGATTTCTCCCAGGTATGCGTTGCTAGCTTTTGGGCCTTTACCAATAAATTTTCCGAAGGATTACCATTAAAAAAAACGGTTCGCCGCCCCTGAAAAACCACATAATCGAATTGATTGAGCGCCTGGAGTCCTTTGTAGGGGGCCTCCAATAGGAGCTCTGTATAGACCTTGGATGGATTGGGTGATTTATACTGAAACCCAATCATATAGACTATCTCGCTTCTTTTTATAGGGTCATACTGCTTGTCTATATAAAGGTAATTACAAACATTATCATAAGTAGGAAATAAAAATAACTTTTCATAAGGAGTCGCTACCAGCTGACTGGAATCTCTCCATAATTGAATGGCCTCCGTAGAGGGGATATCTGAAATATAGTTATGTTTTCGTTTAGGGTCATAGACATAAAAGCGATAGGAATAATTATTGAACAGATAGTTTTGTTTCATTAAATTCCGATCTATTGCACTTTGTATCTTATGACTGTTTATGGTAGAATCTTTCGAAAGATAATGAAAGTGATTTAGGAGTAGCGTGTCACTCATTATTTCCATTCCCAAAATCGCCATTTGAGGTTCTGCTATGGAGTCTCTTGGGGTGGCCAGGGCCTTGGCATAAGCCAATTGGGTGTTGAAATCTTTATCTAGCTTATATTTATACAACAAAACGGCAGCATAAGCAGCACACAGAAAGAGCCAAAAAACCAACCAGGTCAGGCTCGAAATCTGGCTTTCAATAAATAAATCAAGGCACAAGATAAAAATCAGACTAATCAGGCCAAGGGCTAAGGGCGAAAATGACAAGCCCAATTGACTAACCAGCGGAAGGCTAAAAAGAATACTGATTAAAGCAAGCTGCATTCGTTCGTTCCGACCTAATCCCAATTGAAAAATGGAAAGCATCATTCGGTGCGCAAACAGGAAAAGAGCAACCAATACCAGCAAAAGACAACAAATAGCCACAAAACTACTTGGGTTCAGGTTGAAAACATTATGAAAATCAAAATTCATACCGGAGTCCAGTACGAGTTTTTTTAGCTTCGCGTTGGTGACCGTCAAAGCCAAAATGATCAACAAGAAGCCCAGACTTCCCCCCATCCATCGATATAGCTTCCGGTCAGGTACAGGAAATGGGGACCGGTATTCCTTATGAATAAAATTGGTGCACCACAACAATAAAAAACTACTAATGACCAAATCAATGAGGGTCTTATTCCAACCTGTCAACGCTAAATTGGCCGTGAAAAGATTCCAAATACTCACCTGCCCAAAAAGTAGATGCAAAATGGAGAACCGAATACTAAGCGCTGCCAAAATAACAAAGCCAACACCATAAAAATAATGGTATTTTTTGCCAAATAGGATGGCTACTTTGTTAAAGGAAATGGTAAGGAGTAGGAATGCCAATGCAAAACAAAATAAGACCCATATTTGCCGACTAGGGTCCGTGGTGGTTTGTTTTTCCCTTAAAAAGCAGCGTACTTCACCATCCTTGTTTTTGATGGGAACGCCCGAGCCACTGGATAACTCAATGGTGGTGGGAATGAGTGGATCTGCGGTAAAGCCACTTTTCAGGTATAGGCTCTCCAGTGGATATATTTTTTTGATCGGAATGGCGGC containing:
- a CDS encoding ATP-binding protein; amino-acid sequence: MNKRLLYLLSITLSLFAVAQMMSWWIIQPGLPYYAQKIETYLQEQEEQVKTLFEKETFFLHLYQQNSRNYQALPDTDFQLLQTLVDKDFAIYLFQQDSLIAWTNNRTKIPDKWLPSQLKGDGSIFGASQSGYFTLLYRTIATPLDTLTVLAAIPIKKIYPLESLYLKSGFTADPLIPTTIELSSGSGVPIKNKDGEVRCFLREKQTTTDPSRQIWVLFCFALAFLLLTISFNKVAILFGKKYHYFYGVGFVILAALSIRFSILHLLFGQVSIWNLFTANLALTGWNKTLIDLVISSFLLLWCTNFIHKEYRSPFPVPDRKLYRWMGGSLGFLLIILALTVTNAKLKKLVLDSGMNFDFHNVFNLNPSSFVAICCLLLVLVALFLFAHRMMLSIFQLGLGRNERMQLALISILFSLPLVSQLGLSFSPLALGLISLIFILCLDLFIESQISSLTWLVFWLFLCAAYAAVLLYKYKLDKDFNTQLAYAKALATPRDSIAEPQMAILGMEIMSDTLLLNHFHYLSKDSTINSHKIQSAIDRNLMKQNYLFNNYSYRFYVYDPKRKHNYISDIPSTEAIQLWRDSSQLVATPYEKLFLFPTYDNVCNYLYIDKQYDPIKRSEIVYMIGFQYKSPNPSKVYTELLLEAPYKGLQALNQFDYVVFQGRRTVFFNGNPSENLLVKAQKLATHTWEKSFTSTRSDIYYKGENNLSVVIGKAVGGYAKPWSLFSYLFALFILMIILLLLFNYFIPSLPPSLGFRLVGRRSLRNRIQLAVIALVLGSFLIIGMVTVTFFSRSSDNYHNSRLNKKVVTIQQDIQRDLDLYPHNWPAGFDINALIRSTSNIHNMDINYFNLDGRLVSSSTRFIFDRNIVAPLMNPIALKALKQPTVTSVYMDEKIGGLTYRSAYVPLRNGQKEIIAYLGLPYYSKGRDLRSDLYDFMGTLLNVYVLLLLVAGVIAIVVANSVTNPISKIGEKLSHFELGQSEPLEWKNKDEIGQLISEYNQMIGKLEESTIKLKQSEREGAWREMAKQVAHEIKNPLTPMKLSIQHLLRVHQTHPERAAEMMEKVAGNLIEQIDNLSRIASEFSNFAQMPKAERQVLNLNEIITSVYHIFKETPDGSAILSIELPSEPIRVIADKGQVIQVLNNLIKNAIQAIPDDRHGEIQLKLVAKNQTAFILVKDNGSGIPEPMIEKVFSPNFTTKTSGMGLGLAISKSIVDATGGQIYFTTQAEKGTTFFIELPIFFKT